The genomic DNA TGGCGGAGAGGATCAGATTGCGCGCCTCGTCGCCGTACTGCCGGACGTTCAGCGCTTTCCAGGTCGCCTGGCGCGTCAGGCCACGTGCGGTATGCAGCGCCCGGTACTTGAGTTTTGCCGCCCGGCCTTCCGGCTCATCCAGCAGCCAGCGGGTTTTCTCCGCCAGTTGATATTTTGTGTAAGCCGCGTGCGTATTGGTCAGGTCGCCTTTTTGCAGCGCAACAATCTCCACCTCATACCCCATCTCGATAAACGCCACGATCTGGTTAAGGACGAAAGTCTCTGACGAGAGCGGAAATTTCAGTAAGAAGAACCCAACCTTCATTTCACCTCCCCGATCCGCGCCAGTACTGATTGCACCATTTTCATGCCTGTCGCGCGTTCAGCGGTGACTGCCTGCGCCAGCCGTTCGTTAATCGCCGCAAGCTGGCCCAGCGTATCGCCGACCATCGCCCCCAGGCTGCCGTCCAGCAGATGACGAATATCCACCGCCATTTCCGGCATCCCCAGTTGCTGCATAATGCCCGCCGATTTGTGCTCGTAATTAATCGCGATGGCTGGCGTACCGAAGTTCATGGAGATAATCGCCGAATGCAGGCGCGTGCCGACGGTCAGTTCGCTGGCGCCGAGGATTTTCCCCATCTCCAGATCGTTCAGTTCGTCCATCACCACGTGGTATTGCGACGGATCACGCAGGTATTTGCGCAGATTCAGCGCCACCATGCGGTCATCTTTGTTGTAACTGTCGATACCGGTGCAGGTCGAAAGCGCCACCACCTGATAGCCATCGTCAATAATGCGATTCACCACTTCAGCGAACGCTTTTTCATACGCCTCCTGAGTGGTGCCGAGGCGCTTATCGAACGGAGCCAGCTCGCGTAGCGTCACGGCGACCGTTTTCTTCTGCGCAATCACCTGCAGCCAGTGCTGCACCGCGTAACTGGCGACGAAATCCGCCTCATGGTGATCCACCAGCCAGGCGGTATCGACGCCCTGCTCAACTTTTGCGGTGTCGATGTCGCTGCGTTTCATCATGTTGAGGCTGACGGATTCCCGCAGGATCAGCGCATCGCAATGACCAAAAACATAATTCGCCAGTTGGTTAAACTGTGGCTGCTGGAACGGCCCGACGCTGTGACCAATCATGTACAGCGGTTTTTTTGCCATGAACGTACAGAGCGCATGCTCGAATTGCGGCACACCGTATAAATCGACAAAAAACGAACCGCCGACCTGAATGATGGCATCGTAGCCGGACAACAAACGGACAAAATCAGTAAACCCCTGGGCGATGGCGATATTGCGCAGTTTGCCGCTGTCGGTCACCCGCGAGAGCAACACCTGGTGCTGATAGCGGCGGCGAAGCATTTTCTTCACCCGCCCCATCACACCCGCGGCGTTGTTGTGCTGTTTCATCTGCGAATAGAGCGGGTCGCCCATCACCGGGCGGTCGAGCAGCCAGGACGAGCTCACCGGGTAGCGGCTCATCACGTCCACATCCGCATCCGGCTCGAGTGTGTTAATCGCGTCGAGCAACCCACGAAGAATGGCGCTATCACCACGGTTGCCGCAGGTGTGGTTGCCAAGAATCAGTAATTTCATAGTGACCTCTGAAAAGGGGGTTCTTCTCACCCTGCGCGCAGCAGGGTTTTCATTTTTTCGTTGCGGCACAGCTGGCGTTTCATCTCCACCACCAGCGCATTACGCGACAGCACTATCATCACCAGGAACGCCAGCGCTCCTGCGGCAATCTGCACCGCCAGCAGCAGCGACAACGGCAAGTGACCATTGAGCAGGATGCCCAGCGCGTAACTAACCACCAGTGTCGGCAGCGAGAGGTAAAACGGCAGCCACAGGCTCAGGATGTACTCGCGGTAGCTTGAGCCAAGCACCGGTTTGATCATCACGAAATAGCTGAGCACGGTGTTGATGATTTGCACCAGCAGGAAACCGAGCGTCACGCCCAGTGCCCCGGCAAGGTGGCCCCCAATGACGATGGCGGGAATGAACAGAAACGTTTTAAAGACATTGAATTTGAAGCTGATATCGACGCGTGCTTTCGCCATCAACAACGAGCCGATCGGGTTACCTACCGAGCGCAGCAGCCCGACGATGCACAGCAGTTGCAGAATGGGGATGATGCCCGCCCACTTCTCACCAAACACCAGCGGCACGAAATTGTTGCTGACCACCATCAGCCCCAACAGCGCCGGGAAATTGATAATCCCCACCACCGACAGCAACTTGTAAAAGTTCACGCGCAGTTTTTCGGTGTCATCCTGAATTTTGGCAAACGCCGGGAACAGCACGCGGGTGATGATCGGGTTGAGCTTCATCGGCGGCACCACCGCCACGTTGTAAGCCAGGTTATAACCGCCCGCCACGCTGGCACCGAGAATACGCGCCAGCACCAGGGTGGAGAGATTGGTATTGACGTAATTGATGATGCTGTCCGCCGTCAGCCAGGCACCAAAGCGCAGGTTGGAGGAAACGGACGCCAGCGAAAAATGCAGACCGGGGCGATAAATCTTGCGACCGAACCAGCCGAACAGCAGCGTCCGCACGGCGCTATTGACCAGATACCCCAGAATGGCGGTCATCGCCACCGGCCAGAAGTGCGCGGTGACGACCGTAAAGGTAAACCCCGCCAGCACGGCGGAGGTTTCAATCATGCCGATTTTGTTGAACTCCAGTTCTTTTTGCATCAGCGCGCGGAACTGCTGCCCGTGCGGAATGACCACAAACGCGAACGACAGCGTACGCATCAGCGGCGCCAGGTCCGGGTTGTTCAGTACGGTAGCAATCAGATCGCTCAGCAAAAAGACGGCGACAAACACCACAATCCCCAGCCCGACGTTCAGCCAGTACAGCGTGGTGAGCTCCAGATGGCTGATCTCTTTACGCTGGATAATGGAGTTGGCAATGCCAAAATCCGACAGCGTATCGGCCAGCGCGATGATCACCAGCGACACCGTCAGCAGACCAAACTGGTGGTTATCGATGATCCGCGCCAGTACGGTCATCTGCACCAGGCCGAGGCCGATAATGACGATGGTCGCCATTGCCGACCATTTCGCGCCGCTGATGGTTCTTTCTCTCAGGCTCATGCCGCTACCTCAATACGCCGCTTTGTTAACAAAGCCTTTGAACACCGTCAGAAAAACAATTTTGATATCGAACCAGAGGCTCCATTCGCGGATGTACTCGAGATCGAACTCAATGCGTTTTTCCATTTTTTCCAGCGTGTCGGTCTCGCCGCGCCAGCCGTTGATTTGCGCCCAGCCGGTGATCCCTGGTTTGACTTTGTGACGCAGCATGTAGCCCAGAATCAGCGGGCGATACTGTTCGTTATGTGCCACCGCATGCGGACGCGGGCCGACAATCGACATCCCCCCCGTCAGCACATTGATGAACTGCGGCAGCTCATCAAGCGACGTGCGGCGCAGGAAGTTCCCCACTTTCGTGACGCGCGGATCGTTCTGCGTCGCCTGAGTCACCACCTTGTCGTTTTCCATCACCCGCATGGAACGGAATTTCCACACCATGATCGGCTTGCCGTCCATGCCGTAGCGGGTCTGGCGGAAGATGATCGGGCCGGGCGAACTCAGCTTCACGGCGAGGGCAATCGCGCACAGCACCGGGGAGATCAGCAGCAAAATGAAAGCAGAAAGGACGATATCTTCCAGGCGCTTCAGCACCCGGTTGGTGCCCGACAGCGGCGTGTCGTACAGCGGTACCACCGGTACGCCGTTCACCTCTTCCACGCGGGAATGGAGAATATTGAAGGTGAAAACATCGGGGATCAGGATCACCGAACAGGTGGTATCGGCAAGGTCGCGAACCAGTTTTTTGATGCAGGATTCGTCACGCATCGGCATGGCGATATAGACGTTATGGATCTTGCCCGCTCGGGCATCTTCGAGCAGTTGCTGAGTATTTCCGGCCCAGTCGGCGCCCACGCCACCCGGTTTGGGATCGTGATAAGTGCCGATCACTTCGTAACCTAACCACGGCTGATTGCGGAAGCTGTCGAGCAACGCCTGCCCGACCGGTAAATCACCGGCCACCGCCACGCGACGGGTGTTATAACCCTGATTGCGCAGCCAGCCCGCACCGGAACGGATAAACGCCCGGCTCACCACCATGCCGGTGGTGCTGAGTAAATACCACGCCAGCCAGATGCCAAAGCTGTTGTTGAAATCATCGTTGAACGCCAGCAGCCCGGCGCTGAACACCAGACTCAGCGTCCAGTTTTGTAGCAGTAACAGCAGTTCCGTCGAGATGCGTACGCCACGCCATGAGCGGTAAAAATCGGTCATGCCGCCGATCATCTGAAAGACCACCAGGGTAATCAACGCCATCAGCAAATGCATATACAGAAAGGGCAGTGCCGCTCCCTTACACACCACCCACAGGCCACCGACCATGATGGTGATGTCAGAGAATCGCTGCACCATTGAGATTAACGATGCATTCGTTTTGGCTCGCTCGCGCTTTCTTAGAGTCGTCATCGTTGTTCCTGTTCAGAGATCCCCCTCCCGTCCGGGAGGGGAAGGATTTACTGTTTCAACAGCGCCAGAATGTCCTTTGTTCGCGCTTCCATCAGCGCCGGATTGCCGCGTGATTCCACGTTCAGTCGCACCACCGGTTCGGTGTTCGATGAACGCAGGTTGAAACGCCAGTCGGCATACGCCACGCTGATGCCGTCGGTACGGTCAATCTCCAGCGCATCCTGAGCGAAGTGCTGTTCGACCCGGGCAATGGCTGCCGCAGGTTCCGCCAGCGTGCTGTTGATTTCGCCGCTCGCCGGGAACGCTGCCATGCGGTCGCGCACCAGTTCGCCGAGCGTCTGCCCCTTCAGGCACAACAGTTCGGTGACCAGCAACCACGGGATCATCCCGCTGTCGCAGTAGGCAAAATCTCGGAAATAGTGATGGGCGCTCATTTCGCCGCCGTAGATGGCGTCTTCCTGGCGCATGCGCTCTTTAGTAAACGCGTGACCGGTTTTGGACATCACCGGCGTGCCGCCCGCGGCACTCACCACATCCACGGTATTCCAGGACAGACGCGGGTCGTGAATGATCTTCGCACCAGGGTTTTTCTCAAGGAACGCTTCCGCCAGCAGGCCAACAATGTAGTAGCCCTCAATGAACTGGCCGTTTTCATCGAACAGAAAGCAGCGGTCGAAATCACCGTCAAAGGCGATACCCATGTCCGCGCCATGTTCAATGACGGCGTTGCGGGTATCGGCGCGGCATTCCGGCAGCAGCGGGTTCGGAATACCGTTGGGGAAATTGCCATCTGGCGTGTTATGGACCTTAATGAAGGTCACCGGCACATTGTGGGACTGGAAGCGGGCTTCCAGGGCGTCAATCACCGGGCCTGCCGCGCCGTTGCCGGAGTTAATTACCAGCTTCAGTGGCGTCAGGTTGCGGGTATTGATGTAGCCGAGCAGGTGGTCAATGTAGGCATCACGCAGGTCGATTTTCTGATAGCTGCCGCGTTTCGTTTCATCTACCGGCGGGAAATCATTGGCTTCCGCCAGACGCTGCACGTCGCGCAGGCCGGTGTCGCCGCTGATGGGGCGCGCGCCTTCGCGCACCAGCTTCATGCCGTTATAGTCCATCGGATTGTGACTGGCGGTCACTTCAATGCCGCCGTCCACGCCGAGGTGGAATGTGGCAAAGTAAATCTCTTCGGTACCGGACAGGCCGATGTCGAGCACGTCAACGCCCGCGTCGCGCAGGCCTTTTGCCAGCGCCAGTTTCAGCGTTTCGCTGGTCAGGCGCACATCGCCGCCGAGGACGATGGTTTTCGGTTTCAGGTATTCGCCATACGCGCGGCCAATGCGCCACGCGATATCTTCATTCAACTCTTCACCCAGCTTGCCGCGAATATCGTAGGCTTTAAAACAGGTCAATTTTGTCATGGTTTTACCCTTTTTCAGGCAACAGTGAGCCCTGACCCTCGCAGGTCATTTTTTATTGAGTTGTTTTCATCGCCGGATGGCGATGCGCCACTCCGTAGGCCCGGTAAGCGCAGCGCCACCGGGCAAGGTAATGCGCGCTAAACGCGTCCGTACCGATCCGCAAATCGCACGACGTCATCCTCTTCGAGGTACGCGCCGGAGCGGACTTCAATCAGGTCGAGCGGGATCTTCCCGGGGTTTTCCAGACAGTGGGTCGCACCGAGCGGGATATAAATCGACTCGTTTTCTCCCAACAATTTGATTTCATTATTGATAGTGACTTTGGCGGTACCGGCCACCACAATCCAGTGCTCCGCACGGTGGTGGTGCATCTGTAATGAGAGTCCCTCACCCGGCTTCACGGTAATGCGTTTCACCTGATAGCGTTCGCCGGAATCGATGGAGTCATATTTCCCCCACGGGCGATACACTTCACGGTGGATATGGTGCTCGTGGCGACCATCGGCTTTAATTTGCTCCACCACTTTTTTTACATCCTGCACAGCGTTGCGATCCGCAATCAGCACCGCATCTTTGGTCTGCACCACGACCAGATCTTTCACTCCGACGGTGGTCACCAGACCAGATTCCGCATACACATAGCTGTTTTCAGTTTTATGGCTGATCACATCGCCATGATGCACATTGCCTTCGGCGGTATGGGCGCTGATTTCCCACAGCGAAGACCACGAGCCGACATCGCTCCAGCCTGCGTCCATCGGCACCACCACCGCGTCCGCCGTGCGTTCCATCACCGCATAATCGACAGACTCTTCCGGACAGGCGAGGAACGCCGCTTCTTCGACGCGAATAAAGTCGAGATCCGGGTCCGTCACGTTCATGGCGTTTTCGCAGGCGTCGAGAATATCCGGGCGGTATTTTTTCAGCTCTTCGAGGTAACGTCCGGCGCGGAACAGGAACATGCCGCTGTTCCAGTAATATTCACCGCTGGAGACATACGCCTGCGCAGTATCAAGATTCGGTTTTTCGACAAACTGCGCCACTTCAAACGCCACCGCATCTTTTTCGCCAGGGCAAACCTCGCCGCGGCGAATGTAGCCGTAGCCGGTTTCCGGCAGATCCGGCACGATGCCGAAGGTCACCAGTTTGCCGCTTTCCGCGTAGGGCATCGCGTCGCGCACCGCAGCGCGGAAGGCATCTTCATTCTGAATGACATGATCCGCCGCCAGCACCAGCATCAGCGGATCGTTATCCGGACAACTGCGTTTTGCCGCCAGCGCCGCCAGGGCGATCGCCGGGGCAGTATTGCGTCCTGCCGGTTCAAGAATAATGTTTTCCGTCAGCTTGTTGAGCTGACGCAATTGTTCGGCCACGATGAAGCGATGCTGCTCGTTGCAGATCACCACCGGGCTTTCGCATTCCACGCCGTTGAGACGGTTAATCGTCGCCTGCAGCATGGTCAGTTCCCCTTTCAGGCAGAGAAACTGTTTGGGATAAAGCACACGGGACAGCGGCCATAAACGGCTGCCGGAGCCACCGGCCATCACGACGGGAAATAACTGTGACTGACTCATTGTTTAACCCCGAATATCAGCAATAAATTGGCTCAGCACGTTCTCTTTTTCGAGCGTGCGTTCAGCGTACTCGTGCGCCAGCCGGTTCTCTTTCGGCAGCGCCAGCGCGCGTTCAATTCCTGTCACCAGCGCCGGAACGGACTCCGGCTCGACGCAAACCGCGATCCCGGGAATGGCGTTGCATAACTGCCCCAGTTCGGTTTCCGCCTCGGCGGTGATCACCGCATTGCCGCCGACCGCGAGAATGTTCGTCAGCTTCGACGGCAGCACCGCATCAGCGGCGCCGCGTTTCTGGATAACCAGATGGCAATCGCCCATTTTCAGTAGCGCGGGCAGCGCTTCATACGGTTGTAGCGGCAAAAAGCGCACGTTGTTTAAACCGCGTTCTGCCGCCAGCTTTTCCAGCCGCGCTTTTCCGCCGCCCTGCCCGACAATCACAAACAGCCATGGCTGGTGTTGCAGTTGCGAAGCAGCGTCAATGACACTCTCCAGCCCCTGCTTTTCCCCGATGTTGCCGGAATAAAGAATGATTTTTTGATCGGCAGGTAATCCCAGCTGTTCGCGCAATACCGCCACCTGCGTCGCGCTGACGTCGCGAAAACGCGCCACTTCTGACCAGTTGGGGAAGAAAATCACTTTCTCCGCAGGAACGCCTTTCTCCTGCGCTTTGTTCATCATCGAACGA from Trabulsiella odontotermitis includes the following:
- the wcaK gene encoding colanic acid biosynthesis pyruvyl transferase WcaK; this encodes MKLLILGNHTCGNRGDSAILRGLLDAINTLEPDADVDVMSRYPVSSSWLLDRPVMGDPLYSQMKQHNNAAGVMGRVKKMLRRRYQHQVLLSRVTDSGKLRNIAIAQGFTDFVRLLSGYDAIIQVGGSFFVDLYGVPQFEHALCTFMAKKPLYMIGHSVGPFQQPQFNQLANYVFGHCDALILRESVSLNMMKRSDIDTAKVEQGVDTAWLVDHHEADFVASYAVQHWLQVIAQKKTVAVTLRELAPFDKRLGTTQEAYEKAFAEVVNRIIDDGYQVVALSTCTGIDSYNKDDRMVALNLRKYLRDPSQYHVVMDELNDLEMGKILGASELTVGTRLHSAIISMNFGTPAIAINYEHKSAGIMQQLGMPEMAVDIRHLLDGSLGAMVGDTLGQLAAINERLAQAVTAERATGMKMVQSVLARIGEVK
- the wzxC gene encoding colanic acid undecaprenyl disphosphate flippase WzxC; the encoded protein is MSLRERTISGAKWSAMATIVIIGLGLVQMTVLARIIDNHQFGLLTVSLVIIALADTLSDFGIANSIIQRKEISHLELTTLYWLNVGLGIVVFVAVFLLSDLIATVLNNPDLAPLMRTLSFAFVVIPHGQQFRALMQKELEFNKIGMIETSAVLAGFTFTVVTAHFWPVAMTAILGYLVNSAVRTLLFGWFGRKIYRPGLHFSLASVSSNLRFGAWLTADSIINYVNTNLSTLVLARILGASVAGGYNLAYNVAVVPPMKLNPIITRVLFPAFAKIQDDTEKLRVNFYKLLSVVGIINFPALLGLMVVSNNFVPLVFGEKWAGIIPILQLLCIVGLLRSVGNPIGSLLMAKARVDISFKFNVFKTFLFIPAIVIGGHLAGALGVTLGFLLVQIINTVLSYFVMIKPVLGSSYREYILSLWLPFYLSLPTLVVSYALGILLNGHLPLSLLLAVQIAAGALAFLVMIVLSRNALVVEMKRQLCRNEKMKTLLRAG
- the wcaJ gene encoding undecaprenyl-phosphate glucose phosphotransferase; this translates as MTTLRKRERAKTNASLISMVQRFSDITIMVGGLWVVCKGAALPFLYMHLLMALITLVVFQMIGGMTDFYRSWRGVRISTELLLLLQNWTLSLVFSAGLLAFNDDFNNSFGIWLAWYLLSTTGMVVSRAFIRSGAGWLRNQGYNTRRVAVAGDLPVGQALLDSFRNQPWLGYEVIGTYHDPKPGGVGADWAGNTQQLLEDARAGKIHNVYIAMPMRDESCIKKLVRDLADTTCSVILIPDVFTFNILHSRVEEVNGVPVVPLYDTPLSGTNRVLKRLEDIVLSAFILLLISPVLCAIALAVKLSSPGPIIFRQTRYGMDGKPIMVWKFRSMRVMENDKVVTQATQNDPRVTKVGNFLRRTSLDELPQFINVLTGGMSIVGPRPHAVAHNEQYRPLILGYMLRHKVKPGITGWAQINGWRGETDTLEKMEKRIEFDLEYIREWSLWFDIKIVFLTVFKGFVNKAAY
- the cpsG gene encoding colanic acid biosynthesis phosphomannomutase CpsG, whose translation is MTKLTCFKAYDIRGKLGEELNEDIAWRIGRAYGEYLKPKTIVLGGDVRLTSETLKLALAKGLRDAGVDVLDIGLSGTEEIYFATFHLGVDGGIEVTASHNPMDYNGMKLVREGARPISGDTGLRDVQRLAEANDFPPVDETKRGSYQKIDLRDAYIDHLLGYINTRNLTPLKLVINSGNGAAGPVIDALEARFQSHNVPVTFIKVHNTPDGNFPNGIPNPLLPECRADTRNAVIEHGADMGIAFDGDFDRCFLFDENGQFIEGYYIVGLLAEAFLEKNPGAKIIHDPRLSWNTVDVVSAAGGTPVMSKTGHAFTKERMRQEDAIYGGEMSAHHYFRDFAYCDSGMIPWLLVTELLCLKGQTLGELVRDRMAAFPASGEINSTLAEPAAAIARVEQHFAQDALEIDRTDGISVAYADWRFNLRSSNTEPVVRLNVESRGNPALMEARTKDILALLKQ
- the cpsB gene encoding mannose-1-phosphate guanyltransferase: MSQSQLFPVVMAGGSGSRLWPLSRVLYPKQFLCLKGELTMLQATINRLNGVECESPVVICNEQHRFIVAEQLRQLNKLTENIILEPAGRNTAPAIALAALAAKRSCPDNDPLMLVLAADHVIQNEDAFRAAVRDAMPYAESGKLVTFGIVPDLPETGYGYIRRGEVCPGEKDAVAFEVAQFVEKPNLDTAQAYVSSGEYYWNSGMFLFRAGRYLEELKKYRPDILDACENAMNVTDPDLDFIRVEEAAFLACPEESVDYAVMERTADAVVVPMDAGWSDVGSWSSLWEISAHTAEGNVHHGDVISHKTENSYVYAESGLVTTVGVKDLVVVQTKDAVLIADRNAVQDVKKVVEQIKADGRHEHHIHREVYRPWGKYDSIDSGERYQVKRITVKPGEGLSLQMHHHRAEHWIVVAGTAKVTINNEIKLLGENESIYIPLGATHCLENPGKIPLDLIEVRSGAYLEEDDVVRFADRYGRV
- the wcaI gene encoding colanic acid biosynthesis fucosyltransferase WcaI, with product MKILVYGINYSPELTGIGKYTGEMVEWMARQGHEVRVITAPPYYPEWKVGERYSAWRYRREEGDATVWRCPLYVPKQPSTLKRLLHLGSFALSSFFPLMAQRRWKPDRIIGVVPTLFCTPGMRLLAKLSGARTLLHIQDYEVDAMLGLGMAGKSNGGKVAKLASAFERSGLHHVDNVSTISRSMMNKAQEKGVPAEKVIFFPNWSEVARFRDVSATQVAVLREQLGLPADQKIILYSGNIGEKQGLESVIDAASQLQHQPWLFVIVGQGGGKARLEKLAAERGLNNVRFLPLQPYEALPALLKMGDCHLVIQKRGAADAVLPSKLTNILAVGGNAVITAEAETELGQLCNAIPGIAVCVEPESVPALVTGIERALALPKENRLAHEYAERTLEKENVLSQFIADIRG